The Rosa rugosa chromosome 1, drRosRugo1.1, whole genome shotgun sequence genomic sequence ttctatcTTGAAGCTTCTCAACCTTGAAATTCTTGATCTGAGGGCATGCCACAGCTTAGAGACTTTGCCTCCAGATATCTCACCATTGAGGAATCTCACGCATTTCGACATATCCGAGTGTTACTTGCTAGAAGCAATGCCGAAAGGAATTGAGAAACTGGCTTCTCTTCAAGTGCTAAAAGGTTTTGTGATTGGAGATTTGGAAGGAACTCCCTGCAGAATTAGCGATCTTGCCCAGCTGAGGCATTTAAAGCGGCTCAGTATACACATGGGGAATCAAGCTGAAGTTCAAAAGGGAGAGTTCCACAATTTGAAGGAAATTTTATCTCTCCGCCACCTCAAACTGTCATGGGGAGTGGTTTCTCCAAAATTGAAAGCAAAAGTTGCCTGCCAGTCCTTGGAGTTCTCTTTTCCTCCGAATTTAGAAAAATTGGATCTTCAAGGCATCCCTCTAGCACATGTACCAGAATGGTTGAACCCTGTCCAGCTCAAGAATTTAAAAAAGCTCTATATAAGGGGTGGGGAACTTGATAGCTTGGATCATGGAGAGACTGACAAGTGGACAGTTGAAGTCTTGCGTCTGAAGCACTTGAATAATTTGGAGATAGGTTTGCCAAAGTTGAAGGATGAGTTTCCTCGTCTGCGCTATTTGGAGAAAATCAACTGTCATGAGATTGAAAAGGATCGATACGATGAAGACATTGTTTGGAGTGAATATGCAGGGTACCCCTGTATATGAGCAGGTAAGTAATCAATGAAGAGTATTCTCATTTCAGACGATCTAGGATGTCAGGCTAGGAATTGATTAGTTGTTAACTAAGGTTTGAATCTTTTTCATGTTATTGATACTAGTTTATTTGCTAGATTCTTAATTGGTGATACAGGAAAACATATCATGTGTCATCAATCAGCTAAGTTCTTCATTTGTGTCTGCATATTCTTATGTTCAACATGTTACAGTTGAGTGCCCTCTATTTAAGTGCATTCATCGATCCCACTTGTAATTGCTAGGATAAGAACATATAATCATCAGCAGCACCAAACTGTATGCCTTGTTTACATTGACTTCTCAATTTCCAATTTGGCACCAGAGGAGTTTTGCAACCACTCTTTGGCTGTTTTACCAAATGATATATGAGTTGATAAAACAGGGAAGGCGAGGAAAGACAAAGTATGTGTAAATATGATATgtcaaaataaatttaaatcTTTGTGCCAAATTCTTCAGCCTGCAGGATTAGATAGAAGCCATAAAATACAAGTTGCAGACAGGAAGAGTCTGGTACATTATGCTAAACAAAATGGTACATTATGCTACCCTCTTGCAAAAATAATTCCGGGATACTGTGTttgtttctctttattttttcaattaagGTGACAGTTCTGTCTATTTTTTCATCAGTTCATGTAGCAGGTAGGTTCTCCTTTGTCATTTGAGTTCTCTGTTTTTAGTTTGTTGGTGCTTTGCTGCTACTGCACGCTGATtgaaaaacaaataataatgaTTAAATGACCATATTCATCACTAGAAAATATTAGTTCTTTTTTCCTCGTCTaatacctttttcttttttaactcAAGCTTTCCAGATGATAATAATATCTCGTTTACAGACCACAATATGTTTATCAATATATAATATTATTCATGATCGACCAGGTATGCCTGGACACTAATGAGAATGTCTGCAGAATTGCAGCCACATTATATGTCAAAGATGAAAGATTTAAAAACATCACTGGGTTGTAAATTCAAGGTGAACtcatcaaacaaaacaaacaagatTAAGCAAACTCAAACTCTATTGGGAACCTTCCTGCATCTCTTGTACGAATGTGTCCAGGAATGGCGGTTGCGAGTACCTTAGCAGCCAATGGTAGACCCTGAAATTCCTCCTCAATTTGATCCTTGATCCTATTCAAAGCTTTTGCAGGAGCTAGTTCGCTTAACTTTTCCTCTCTACTAGGATCAAAATCATGATTTTGTCTTTAATATCATTAGTATAATCATAGACACCCTGATGATCATCACGCAGTATAGCATCCATTAATATACACCAGCAGTTTTGTTTGTCCATAGGCCTGACAGGAATAATCAAGTTATCTGCGCCGCGCCCACCATTTGTTGAGCCACTTCCAGCCTCCTACTAGTGACGATCACCGCACCGCGGCTATGCTTAGGCAAGCCATCCGATAGGCGATCCATGCCGTTGACATTGTCATTCCCTAAAGAGCAATAGAAGGCATTCATATGCCAAACACCATCCAACACAATCAGATAACGTTTACCCAACAAAAGCTGCTTCTTTTTTTGCAAGAGGGAACTCAGCGTCTGGTTGGCTTTGTCATCATTGTCATCATGGCCCAACTTGTCAAGAATGAACGTCAAAATCCTGAAACCAATAAGATCTGcgtcctctttttttttttttatatatttgtttCTTCATACAGAAGAAGCCTATATGCAAATGATTGGAGAAAACAGAGGACTAGTATTATTCAAAACCTTTCCCACAAGTGCCGTCTTGCCCACACCAGCAATGCCGACGACTCCAACACACCTAAATTCAGTTATGgactcacagtcccttaaaactgtcccttaggtgagcaaaccTGTAATTTCATATTTGAACGAAGTTTCTCATTTCCacttttctcaagaattacattcTCGTGGTTTCTGGCACAGACAATGAACATCAACGTCAAACACACCCATAGAGGCATAGTTATATAGAACTTAATCTCTTCTTTCGTAATTACATAGCAATAGTAATCTACAACTACCATTTCGACATTTCTGTGAGGAAATAAATTTTGATCAGCTACCATCTCTAGCTTGCAGAGAAATTGAAATGTATTCAAAGCATAGAACTATCATTAGGGAACTCGATCATTTTTCTTCCTACAAGCAAGAGAATGCAACGGTGAAATGAAAAGAGCAAAGCATATGAAGTTGTCGGATACTCAAAGTGAGGAGACTGCCTCCACCTACGCAGCAAACTTTTGTACTGAAATCACATCTACCATTTTGTGATGAGTTAATGACTTGTACATATATTGCATATAGAATGCAGCTCCTAGAACCGAGTAGATAAAATGTAACGTAACTCATAAATAATGTCGCTTCATTTAATTTCGCCCatctttcatttcatttcagCATAGCTAAATTATTTTTATCAACCCAACCACACTCAAACTACAAAATTCTTATTAAATAAACAATAAATACTACAACTCTTTACCCCGCGCATCATTTTTCTAGTTAAAGTACTAAAGAGGACAACATATTACAACGCTATCACAATGttaacaaaaaccaaatcatctacgtcagaccaaaaaaaaaacaaacaaatcatCCATCATACAGGATCTTCAATCCACATCCTTGTCCTCGTCCTTCATTGCATGCTTCATCGTCAGACTCACCACTGGTCTTTCTTACCGCACAATCGGGCTCGATTCCGGAGCTAACTGGTTTATGATGATGACAAAACTCAAAAATCAGTACTATAGGGGCGTGACATTCATTAATAAGGAAGATAACAATATCAAGTCATAAAATCAGTAAAAATGAATCTTTGATGaaacatataaaattataaataaacacGCTGCAGATGCAGTAACATCTATGATCCCATCAACAAAGAGTAAATTTTCTATTACTCCATGTTGCCTATAAATTTTGCACTCGCACAATAAGAAAGCTCTCATTTAACAAAATGCCCTTCTACTTTTCTATTCTACAGGTAATAAGATTTATCAACCATTCTACTACAAACAATCAAATTCAACCATAGCTTGAATTGTTCAAGTAGAAAACCCAAAGCCACCAACTTGAAATAATTACAAGGATAGTACTTACAACAAAGCCCAAACCTCATATTCTGGTTAAATTATCAGTGAGTAGAACCGAGAAATCATAAATAAACTTCAACTACATCTCATTATAAAGTGACATCAAAGGAAATTACAGGTAAACATAACAGCAGACCAACTGAAATaattaaacacaaaataaactTTCTGTAACCAGCAAAGACCTACAACCTAAATTATTGAATGCATTTGACCCAATGTAACAGCTTCCAGTAACATCCCAAATAatggatttggttttggaagTACGAAAAAGGGAAAACTTGACTCAATATTTCTTGACACCATCGTATTGATTACAAGAAAAATAATACATTAACCACACAAGGATAGTATTTGAAACAAAGTGCAAAGCTTTGTTGATAACTATTCAGTATTCACTATGTCTAAAGTTTCAGCGAGTTGAACCGGGAAATTATTCTGATGCATGTAAATTTCAAGTTCAACTACATCTCATTATAAAATGTAATGAAAGGACATTACATTTGGAATAACAGAGTACCAACTTAATTATTACCAGCAAAAACCTACAACGTAACAGCTATCTTCTAGTAACAACCCAAATTATGGAATTGGTAACTAAAAAGCTTTGATGTTCAATCGTACACAAATGTAATTAACAATGACCAAGGACAATGTGATAATTGGTTAAAGAAGTTGATCTTGGCAGTGATACATTGGATAGTGAGTTTGCATGGTGCCATACGGCCAATCAAATTCCAGGTAACTATAATCACAAACAGTAAAATGAGGTTAAAAGCATACCGTAATCCTTGATCTCGTTGTGCTGCTGAATCATAATTCTATGTATGTTTTTTTATTTCACTGACCGTATGCAGGTACTCAAAGCCCTCTGGGACATAATCTTTGATGCACAAAAGATCCAAATGCTCTTGATCTGAGTCAGTCCAGACATCAGACGGCATCTTGTCATGTTGGTTAATGCCTGGGGGAATGAAGTTAGTCCCGTATGGACATTTATATTCCTCATAGTATTTCTCACAACAATAAACCCAGTGGTCCTCCTGACCACAAATTGTACAAAATTCGAGACCTTCATCGAGGAGGTCCTCCAAACTGTAATCAGCAGCCTTTGCCTCCTCTTCAGAGGTAAGAGGTTCTCCAAGCTTGAGTTTAAACCAATAGTAACCAGCAGCCTTTGGAGCTGCCTCTGGTCCTTCGGCAGCCTTTGGTTTTTCTTCACCCTTTAGGGCTGCCTCTGATTTTTCTTCACCCTTTAGGGCTGCTGCCTCTGGTCCTTCTGCCTTGCTAAGAGAACAGCTACCTGTTTATGATTCCACAATTAAATTAAAATCAAATGAAAGGtcgacgacaaaaaataaaaaaataaattcttTGAGCTATAGAAGATTAGAAGCTATTAGTTAACCTGATGgctcacaaacaaacaaacaagtaaTCCATGGCTCATAAACCCTAAATCAGAAATCAAAAACATACCACCTCGTACCGAGATCTCGCTGTCCGAGAGATAACCCATCACATGCCTATCGATGCATAAACGTTTCGCCGGTGGGAGTGGCGGTGGGGTTGTCGATCGGTTCCTCATAGTGGAGTGATGGAATGCGAGGAGGATCGAGAGTATAAGTATTAGGTCGACATCAGGGACGTGCACGTGGCTCTTAGAGTTTGGGCTTGTGAGAAATCTTTTCTTTGAGTGTTGTTGAGGTAATTTTCTTaacttcaatttcattttattaTCAAGATTTGGTTTGGATTCAATTTGATTATGGTCTGTATTTTTATGGATTTTGTGGCAATTTTAGCCCGAAGAAAACAGGAACCTGGAAAGGAAGGCAAGTAGGCAACCAATTCTGGAAGAGTACTGGGGAATGCAATTGAAGGTATTACATTCTCGATTTCTTtatagggatttttttctcacttaccctattaagtttttttaatttcctcttaccaaaaacactctaaggaagtcttccctcataccccattaagatttttttttttttgtaaatttttttttaataccattataccctcacccctttgttacttagagagagagagagagagagaatggaagagagagaaaccataggagacttcgccagagccgatcaccggtcgccgcccaccaatttttttttgaaaacctctattgcccctaatagacgtctattgagggcaatagacgtctattgccccctgaataaacatgtattgccccccaatagaactttcagtcgccggaatgagaactaatctctctaatttagacaaataaaactttgattaaagaaaaaaaatgagaagattAATCCCAATTAAGTTTTAGCAAGTCAGTTGTGCAAAGTTTCAAACTTAACAAATCGATTAGAACTACAGGAGTGTACATACTAGAGAGTACACTAGGTTTGTCACTCAACTGGGGCCCGTAGGGATACACAGACaccatgccatgggccgggttcacaacccaccatgACGGGGCTCATTgaggatgccaccccgggcatcCTAGGCCTGGGACCtggccagcacagcccatctAATTACATGACAGAATGATAACAGGGACAacctgtgtcccacatcgagaagAGGGGGAACTCCTTCCTCAAGCTCGAGTATAAAGGGATTAGCACAACCACATTTTgagggtaataactcctttatccactatttacttgatcCACTTATATATTggtttctcactcaggcatcggagaggcgtaaaccgtccggtacggtttacccctctaacgctgtgttcttggttcaggatttaggagttggatcggtaccccaagtggtatagcattctgtgtgaggtacccagagaaagccaccagaaacattggcacGCCAGATAGGGGCTTCTTAGAGTCATGACCGAGCCGAAAGAAACGGCAGGtgagggtagaagtgtcgcccgggcactgatattctctccgggtacttcatcagcaggGACGCCAAGTGTCGGAGGAGAGGCGCATGGTCTCGGATTTCTGGACCAGCTGAACGCAAATGACCCACCGGTCATCCAGGACCAAGTGGCCCCGGTCTCAGAGTTGGAGTCGATGCGAGCAGAGATTGCAGCCTTCTGGGAACAAGCCAGGATCAATCGGGAACAGCAAAGAATCGATAGGGAGACAAACCTCCTTTTGCAACAGAGACTGCAGgagctggaagatgaaaacactgcgctggcccgagcactggacaGAAGGCACCAGCATAACGAGGCACTCACCCAAGCCCTAGCTAGAGCATCCCAGGTAGCGACAGATGTAAATGCTGCCCCAATAACGGGAGGCACCGGCCTCGCTCCAACCCCGTCTACGGGAAGCGGTCACCGGATGATCCAGGTACCGGTAGACTTGTACCCGGAAGGCCTGAGGCATATGCCACCACCGCCATTGCCACAGCCAGCTCAAAGTGACCCACCGGTAACTGATCCAAACACGGCATTACTCTTACAAATGAGCAACTCCTTGCATGCCCTTCAGGCAAGGGTAGAGGCAGCAGAGAATAGGGACACCTGGCGGCCCTTGACCGCTTACGAGGACCGtccgggtcctttcacccaacaggtTAGAGGTGCCATTCGATCGAACATATCAAAGCCACTAAAGATTGACTTTACGGGAATTGGGGACCCGTACCAGCACCTACAGGCTTTCCGCTCacaaacaagcgccaagggatacacggatgaggtgtgttgtaatatgttccaggagACATTATCAGGGGAAgatttgagttggttctacgaactgccggccGGTTCTGTAGAGAATTTCAAGGAGCTCGCGGACAAGTTcgtagctcgattcatcttacgtACTGATGGGATACATACCCCGAAGGGGCTGCTAAAGATTCAACAGGGGGAAAATGAAACGT encodes the following:
- the LOC133725722 gene encoding uncharacterized protein LOC133725722, which gives rise to MKLKLRKLPQQHSKKRFLTSPNSKSHVHVPDVDLILILSILLAFHHSTMRNRSTTPPPLPPAKRLCIDRHVMGYLSDSEISVRGGSCSLSKAEGPEAAALKGEEKSEAALKGEEKPKAAEGPEAAPKAAGYYWFKLKLGEPLTSEEEAKAADYSLEDLLDEGLEFCTICGQEDHWVYCCEKYYEEYKCPYGTNFIPPGINQHDKMPSDVWTDSDQEHLDLLCIKDYVPEGFEYLHTVSEIKKHT